The sequence below is a genomic window from Lolium perenne isolate Kyuss_39 chromosome 7, Kyuss_2.0, whole genome shotgun sequence.
TGACAACCTTTATGTTCTGTTCAGGAAATTTGAAGATATCTTTGATGTAGATCATTTTATAAATTATTTGAAGTATGATGTGCGCATTGTTCGAGCTATCCTGACTGGTTCACAGAAAAAGACGAGCTGTTCACCAATGTAAAGATAGTTGCTCCGTTTCACCTTTTCATCTGTCTGAGCTGCTGTCAGGTTTAAAAACTTGATAAAGGCTTAAGCTCCCTATATTTCGAAATACATCTTACATacatttaaaaaaaaattaaaattgaaactaaaagttcgcacgaacatcttcacgtgctacatgctcacaaagtcgtttcataaaaaatcgacttatcatgtgacgtgtgtaaaaaagacaaaatttagtgctaaaaataatgctttttacaagataaactttctcttttttatatagaccacacaaaatattggtttttcgtgaaacttgacgaatgcacgtatattatggagatgtacatgtagaattttttgtccaaatttttcgacatttcgaaatatgattttttggtagagggagcatacgcacccgggagccgaattgaatttccgcttaAATGATATTTATTTTGGGAGCACTATTTTCTTTCATATTATAATCGACATTAACCTTGCTAGGGAGGGAATAATTACTCCCTAGACAATATGCCTATGTACAACAAGCTAACCAGATGACTTCTGCTGCTTGGTTTAGCTGTATAGTTATTGTAACACCTCATAATTTCTCCGGGTATTCCCATCCACTAATGGTTCTTGTCATCTCCACCGATGAAGATTTTAGTCTTACCTCTTGAACTTCAAATCAGAGACCACTGCCAGGGCGCCTCTCTCCGATGCTTTCGATTCATGGGGTACTCTTTTATTCAATTCATAGGTGCTACCATGAATTTGACTACATGGTTTCACCGACCCCTTTAATACTCATCTTCACGTGACCTTTCAAATTAAACGTCCTCTCAAACATCCGTGCTGACGGCTACGCCGTTGACTACTCATTTACTCAAATCGGAGTCTCGATGCATCTTTCATAGCCTTATCTATTCCAAGAGTGATGATTGTTTTCTTTATTTTCGAAAATAggctaaataaataaataaaacttgggatggatAATTCCCATACATACCCCCTTCCTTCAGCACAGTGTTTCGATACAATGATTGGGTCTAATGCTTGAGACTTCTATGTTTCTTGTATGGTGGTGCATGGTATGTATTGAGACTTCTGTGTGCATGCTTGCCTATAGGTATGAAGGGTTGGCTTCATTCAACTACTTCATCGTGGGTAAAGGCAAGTACATGTTGGGATGGTGGGCATTGTGTGATTTCCCATCACAAACTAATTGCTTTACTGTTACATACTATCTTCCCGTAGACTTTGTTATTCTCTAATGGTAACAATTAAGTTCAGATCTCATGGACAGACCATCTATATTTATCTTATTCCTTTGGACTACTAAATAATGAATGATGTTGATGCACCTTAGAACACATGTCCGTGTGGGCCTGCCCCTCTGTTTCAGTAGACATGGGTAAACTATTGATGGTTACATATATAGTTCTTGGGGACAAATGATGTAGATCACCTAGCTCCATGTCATGCTTCAACTTATGTCGCAGTTTTCAGGAAGCCATATTTCGCCCTTGTGCATATTTTGATGCACCATGGTACTTATGGTATATGATAGGGTTTGGCTTTCCTTGATCTTCTTCTTAAAGAAATCCATCGCAGGTGAATCCTCCCATTCCAAGGAGCGATCCTCACATTGGACCTCCCATTCCAAGGAGCGATCCTCACATTGGTCCTCCCATCCCAAGGAGCGATCCTCACATTGGACCTCCCATTTCAAGGAGCGATCCTCACATTGGTCCTCCCATTCCAAGGAGCGATCCTCACATTGGTCCTCCCATCCCAAGGAGCGATCCTCACTTTGCTGCTCCCATTCCAAGAAGTGATCCATGCTTTGTGAGAGTATGGTACGTTGCCCCTCCTGAGCCTATCAACAAAAGCTTATAGCCTAGTTTTTTGCCTTAGTTATCTTCTTTATTTCCTTATCATGCATCTCCATACCTACTCAGGGTTAGATGCCATGAAGTTTGGCTTATCTGGGTCTTGGCCATGTTGGTTTTCATGGGTGATACTTCATGAGTGGTTCGTTATCCATCTGCTACATTGAACTATAGGTTTCAATTCACTAGTACATGGTGACTTTGGACACCTCAGATCCAATAGGTGGATGAAGGCTCGTGATTCTTTTATCCATAGTGACTTAATGCTTCTTGGATAACATGACCTTAGTACCACATTGACTAGATGGCCTGGCAATATTTAGTGAAAATATGGTAAGTGAAGCATAACATGCGAATAATTATTCTCCAATTTGTATGTGGCATTATGCTTGCTTGCTATCCCTTCTTGCACTTGCTACTTTCGGAGTTCTTTGAACTCACGTTTTCAATGTTGTTGTTTTCAGGTTTCAGATGGATAGCTGCATATGCATATGTGGATCATGGGAGTAGAACTTGTTCCACTCACTTCACACGCTCATTCATTCTCGTGAACCTTCAATTAACTTCACTAGTCATTGGTTGATTTTTCATACCTTGTGTGTGGTAACCTAACGTGGAGTCTCTGGTGCTCATTTGTCGAGTGGTTTGAGTTTTTAGTTGGTCCCGTGAGGCCGTTGGTTTGTTTATAAATTTGGTGGTTCCTATTCTGTTAATATCATTCAACTGCCTGTTGTGGATGTCCTCCGGTATAGGGGAAACTTTGCTGGATTTCTTCCGTGGGCTTGTATCCTTCCGCCGACGTTTTGCAGGTACTCGTGGCATTCCTTTTGTTTCGTAAGGTGGGGTGTTAAAGTTATGACATTTGCAAACTTCTTTTTGTCCAATTCAAATTATCACCATATTGGAAGCTGAGAGTTTTGCGTGTGCGAGAAAAtcgtattgctggggcattgcaaTGGTTTTTGCTTCTCCTAAGTTCTATTTGTTTCCTATCATTTCTTCATCTGCAATAGGCATCTGTTTTAATGACTAGATTATGTTGCTAAACTGGTTGATACTGTTTTCTCAGTTTATTATAGCAGTTCAAAGTACAGTAGCAGCTGCCATGTGCGTTATTAATGATTGGTTGTCACTTGTGAGTTTATGGCATTATAGTTTGCTGGCTGATACATATAGTTTCTTCCACTTGCGAACTGATATCAACATTTAATCCATTTATCATATGAAGAAACATTTAACCTATTTATTCCGTCCGTCCACTGGGTAAGATCTTTCCTAGTGGTCGGAACTTTGTTCATTTCTGAACCACTACCTATAAATGTTATGCAAATATGAGTAATGCTGACCGGTGCAAAATGGTGCCAATCTATATGTTTAGTTGCCAGGTTACATTAATGTGTTTTGTTGTGTAAGGTAAAATATCTGTGTTCaaaagaagcctggtgaccgggtgtatacgtgagcacgcggtgaCTGGATGACACGTGTCCAACGGCCGTTTGTGATTCCGTTAGATGATAACCCTGTGCGTCGTCCTCTAAAAAAAGTCTTCTAGTACGGCCTCACCCTTAACACTTTCCTCCCTCGTAGTCGTCGACCCGTCCTCCTGGCCGCTGTAGCTCATCCCTTTCCCCTCTGTCCGCTCCTCCTCTCTAGGGACGCCGCTTCAGTAACTTGGTGTGACCAAGTCCAGCCGTAACTTGGTCGACCATCCACCATCTATTCCCCATCGCACAGACAAGGAGGAGTGGAGGCAATTCACATGACTTAGTCGTTTCAGGAGGCTCGCCCAGTCCGCGCGTGGAGGCCTTTTGGCGGGGAAAAGTTTACTTCTCCCGCCCCGCTGGGAGCAGGCGAGGGTTCGCCGGGGTGCTCCCGCCGCGAGGCCGCGTCCTCCCGCCGCTGAGAGAGAGGGGCGAGCTCGAGCGCGACGGCAGCCTCCCGCATCCTCGTTGGGGATTCCGCTGTATCCTCGCGCACCGTGCCACCGCGGGCGTCGGCATCAcaccgcgtcgccgccgccgccggattcCGCCGTGTCCAAGCCTACAGGATAACTCAGGCGAACTCGTGTGCCGGATTCCTGCTTCGTCGTCTTTCCTCGTCGGAGAAGCCGGTGGCCGAAGGTATGCTGAATCCCCTACGTGCTGGATGCGATTTAGGTGAACTGAATTTAGTGATGTGCGTGTGATTTCAGCTAGCTATTGCTATGTAAGACTGAACTATTAATTAGTGTTGTTGCCATTGCGTAGAACTGAACTGTGTAAAATCTACAATATATGTTAGTTTTGTGTAAATTTGGTCAATTGAATATGCTGTCCAATATGACAGGAAAATCTGGTGGTGCATAATGGCAGAATTTGATAAGAGGGTGCCTCAAGTTGGAATGATCTTCAAAAGTAGAGAAGAGGCTTGGCTCTTTTGGCGTGCTTATGGAGGTCGTGTAGGCTTTGATGTGAGGAAGAGGTACGCCAACAAGAGCCCAATGGATGGTAAGGTAACCTCGTGCAGATATGTATGTGCCAAAGAAGGTGTTCGGATAAAAGGACAAACAGAATCCACTCAAAAACTTTTTAGAGCTGAAACAAGAACCAAGTGCGAAGCTTTTATGAGTCTTATGCTGAATCGTGTGACTGGAAATTTTGAAGTCCGCCAAGTAGATCTTAAACACAATCACCTCCTTTACTTGCCACAAACCCGACACCTCATGGTCTCCCAAAGGAGTATTTCAGAATTTCAAGCTTTTGAAATTGAAGCTGCGGATGATTCTGGTATTATGCCTAGTGTTGCGTATGACCTTGCTACACGCAGCGTTGGTGGAGCACCTAATCTTGGCTACACTAGCCGTGACCATAGAAACCATCTGCAAACCAAGAGGCAACGAGAGATGGCTTTTGGTCAGGCGGGCAGCATGTTAAAGTTTTTTCATGAAAAAATTGCTGAAAACCCATCATTCCAATTTGAACAACAGCTACATTGTGAGGAGCATATAGCAAACATTTTCTGGGCTGATGCTAAAATGATGCTAGACTATGCATACTTTGGTGATGTTGTCACATTTGACACGACTTTTGGCACAAACAAGGAATATAGGCCATTTGGTGTCTTTCTTGGGCTCAATCAGTTTAGAGAGACTACAATATTTGGTGCAGCACTTCTATTTGATGAAACATTTGCATCGTTTAAATGGCTGTTTGAAACTTTTCTAGCTGCACATAACGGAAGGCAACCTAGAGCTATTTATACCGATCAAGATGCCGCAATGGGAAAAGCTATTGACGCTGTGTTCACAGAAGCATACCATGGACTTTGTACCTTTCACATAATGATAAATGATGAATGCTGTTAAACATCTATCTCCAATTAAGGGTGAAGAGAAAGATGGTGGGGAAGATAAAGATGGTGGCAACGACAAAGTACCTCACATTCTCAAAGATTTCAGTGCTTGTATGTATGGCTATGAGGACAAGGCAGAATTTGAAGAAGCATTTGCCAATATGAGATGTAAAGTGCATAAGCAAACTTGGTTAGATAGCATCTACAAGGTTAAAGAAAAATGGGCTGAATGTTTTATGAGAGATGTCTTTAATTTGGGAGTAAGAAGTACACAATTAAGTGAGAGCTTTAACAATTCATTGAAGAACCATTTGAAATCTGGTTTTCAAATTGTGAGATTTTTGAAGCATTTTGAAAGGACAGTGGATGCAAAAAGAAACAAGGAGTTGGAATCTGAATT
It includes:
- the LOC139833405 gene encoding LOW QUALITY PROTEIN: protein FAR1-RELATED SEQUENCE 5-like (The sequence of the model RefSeq protein was modified relative to this genomic sequence to represent the inferred CDS: deleted 1 base in 1 codon; substituted 2 bases at 2 genomic stop codons) — protein: MAEFDKRVPQVGMIFKSREEAWLFWRAYGGRVGFDVRKRYANKSPMDGKVTSCRYVCAKEGVRIKGQTESTQKLFRAETRTKCEAFMSLMLNRVTGNFEVRQVDLKHNHLLYLPQTRHLMVSQRSISEFQAFEIEAADDSGIMPSVAYDLATRSVGGAPNLGYTSRDHRNHLQTKRQREMAFGQAGSMLKFFHEKIAENPSFQFEQQLHCEEHIANIFWADAKMMLDYAYFGDVVTFDTTFGTNKEYRPFGVFLGLNQFRETTIFGAALLFDETFASFKWLFETFLAAHNGRQPRAIYTDQDAAMGKAIDAVFTEAYHGLCTFHIXXMMNAVKHLSPIKGEEKDGGEDKDGGNDKVPHILKDFSACMYGYEDKAEFEEAFANMRCKVHKQTWLDSIYKVKEKWAECFMRDVFNLGVRSTQLSESFNNSLKNHLKSGFQIVRFLKHFERTVDAKRNKELESEFEARKNIPRIKMSTPMLVQASQVYTPVIFEAFQGEYERSMAACTKQLDGNKYVVSIGILHGDLTFEDERIVIGDSLNQTAACSCGMFERTGILCGHGLKVLDLMNIKTLPTHYVLKRWTRDAREGSILDKHGRIVVENPKVEAMLRYKDLSQKFHSMAYKIAYSRECCLLLDDALDGVRPKLEEKLNASTCAMDEPSNNQENINPNLQQTDDLLRAARLKKKEVQSKNLRRKKTFLQKLHKGKRKATKPAVSKQPKKNDDVQPQVEVADDGRKKEDNVESEMYNDIGSFTQLLTAPAAYDADSFYGGNLF